In one Nicotiana sylvestris chromosome 8, ASM39365v2, whole genome shotgun sequence genomic region, the following are encoded:
- the LOC104242996 gene encoding oleosin L-like: MAQIQPRHEQHQQLSRQVAKTTTAVTVGGSLMVLSGLTLAATVIGLVVATPLLVIFSPVLVPATITIFMILGGLLAAGGFGATATFVFYWMYRYTTGKHPIGADKIDYARDRLAHAAHDIKEKAEQLGHQAQQQIKGT; this comes from the exons atggcTCAGATTCAACCACGCCATGAACAGCACCAGCAGCTATCACGTCAAGTGGCAAAAACCACCACTGCTGTGACTGTGGGCGGTTCGCTGATGGTGCTTTCTGGCTTAACATTAGCAGCCACTGTCATTGGCTTAGTTGTAGCCACTCCTTTGCTTGTCATTTTCAGCCCAGTTCTTGTACCAGCTACCATTACCATTTTCATGATCCTTGGTGGGTTATTAGCTGCTGGTGGATTTGGTGCTACTGCTACGTTTGTTTTCTACTGGATGTACAG GTATACGACTGGGAAGCACCCAATCGGAGCGGATAAGATTGATTACGCGAGAGATAGGCTTGCGCATGCAGCCCATGATATAAAGGAGAAAGCTGAGCAGTTGGGACATCAGGCACAGCAACAGATTAAGGGTACTTGA
- the LOC104243000 gene encoding ubiquitin carboxyl-terminal hydrolase 3-like isoform X2, translating into MAESGGAKKWLPLEANPDVMNQFLWGLGVPPNEAECYDVYGLDEELLEMVPKPVLAVLFLYPLTSQSEAERIQQDSQTKDPTSTVYFMKQKVGNACGTIGLVHAIGNITSEIKLDEDSFLDKFFKSTAHMDPMERASFLENDREMEVAHSVAATAGDTEAPENVNTHFICFTCVDGQLYELDGRRSGPISHGASSPTNLLQDAAKVIQKMIQKNPDSINFNVIAISKS; encoded by the exons ATGGCTGAAAGTGGTGGTGCTAAGAAATGGCTTCCTCTTGAAGCAAACCCTGATGTCATGAATCAG TTCCTTTGGGGTCTTGGTGTTCCTCCTAATGAGGCAGAGTGCTATGATGTTTATGGGTTAGATGAAGAACTTTTGGAAATGGTGCCCAAGCCGGTGCTTGCTGTTTTGTTTCTCTATCCTCTCACATCACAG AGTGAAGCAGAGAGAATACAGCAAGACAGCCAAACAAAG GACCCTACTAGTACAGTTTACTTCATGAAACAGAAAGTGGGAAATGCATGTGGAACAATAGGCCTAGTTCATGCTATTGGGAATATCACCTCAGAGATAAAACTCG ATGAGGACTCATTCTTGGACAAGTTCTTTAAATCAACTGCCCACATGGACCCGATGGAG CGTGCTTCATTCCTTGAAAATGATAGAGAAATGGAAGTTGCTCATTCAGTAGCAGCTACTGCTGGTGACACTGAG GCTCCAGAGAATGTGAACACCCATTTCATCTGCTTCACATGTGTTGATG GACAACTCTATGAACTTGACGGAAGGAGGTCTGGACCAATTTCACATGGTGCATCTTCTCCAACCAACCTATTACAG GATGCTGCTAAAGTTATACAAAAGATGATCCAAAAAAATCCAGATTCGATCAACTTCAATGTCATTGCTATTTCAAAGAGTTAA
- the LOC104243000 gene encoding ubiquitin carboxyl-terminal hydrolase 3-like isoform X1 has protein sequence MAESGGAKKWLPLEANPDVMNQFLWGLGVPPNEAECYDVYGLDEELLEMVPKPVLAVLFLYPLTSQSEAERIQQDSQTKVQDPTSTVYFMKQKVGNACGTIGLVHAIGNITSEIKLDEDSFLDKFFKSTAHMDPMERASFLENDREMEVAHSVAATAGDTEAPENVNTHFICFTCVDGQLYELDGRRSGPISHGASSPTNLLQDAAKVIQKMIQKNPDSINFNVIAISKS, from the exons ATGGCTGAAAGTGGTGGTGCTAAGAAATGGCTTCCTCTTGAAGCAAACCCTGATGTCATGAATCAG TTCCTTTGGGGTCTTGGTGTTCCTCCTAATGAGGCAGAGTGCTATGATGTTTATGGGTTAGATGAAGAACTTTTGGAAATGGTGCCCAAGCCGGTGCTTGCTGTTTTGTTTCTCTATCCTCTCACATCACAG AGTGAAGCAGAGAGAATACAGCAAGACAGCCAAACAAAG GTGCAGGACCCTACTAGTACAGTTTACTTCATGAAACAGAAAGTGGGAAATGCATGTGGAACAATAGGCCTAGTTCATGCTATTGGGAATATCACCTCAGAGATAAAACTCG ATGAGGACTCATTCTTGGACAAGTTCTTTAAATCAACTGCCCACATGGACCCGATGGAG CGTGCTTCATTCCTTGAAAATGATAGAGAAATGGAAGTTGCTCATTCAGTAGCAGCTACTGCTGGTGACACTGAG GCTCCAGAGAATGTGAACACCCATTTCATCTGCTTCACATGTGTTGATG GACAACTCTATGAACTTGACGGAAGGAGGTCTGGACCAATTTCACATGGTGCATCTTCTCCAACCAACCTATTACAG GATGCTGCTAAAGTTATACAAAAGATGATCCAAAAAAATCCAGATTCGATCAACTTCAATGTCATTGCTATTTCAAAGAGTTAA